In the genome of Dermacentor andersoni chromosome 3, qqDerAnde1_hic_scaffold, whole genome shotgun sequence, one region contains:
- the Vps29 gene encoding vacuolar protein sorting-associated protein 29, giving the protein MLVLVLGDLHVPHRCHSLPAKFKKLLVPGRIQHILCTGNLCTKESYDYLKTLASDVHVVRGDFDENLNYPEQKVVTVGQFRIGLCHGHQVVPWGNPDSLALLQRQLDVDVLISGHTHRFEAYEHENKFYINPGSATGAYNALESNVIPSFVLMDIQSSTVVTYVYQLIGDEVKVERIEYKKS; this is encoded by the coding sequence ATGCTAGTCCTCGTGCTGGGCGATCTACACGTCCCGCACCGCTGCCACAGCCTGCCAGCCAAGTTCAAGAAGCTGCTGGTGCCCGGTCGCATCCAGCACATCTTGTGCACGGGCAACCTGTGCACCAAGGAGTCTTACGACTACCTGAAGACACTGGCCAGCGACGTGCACGTCGTGCGCGGTGATTTCGACGAGAACCTCAACTACCCCGAGCAGAAGGTGGTCACCGTGGGCCAGTTTCGCATCGGCCTGTGCCACGGTCACCAAGTGGTGCCGTGGGGCAACCCGGACAGCCTGGCACTGCTGCAGCGACAGCTGGACGTGGACGTGCTCATCTCGGGACACACGCACCGCTTCGAAGCGTACGAGCACGAGAACAAGTTCTACATCAACCCGGGATCGGCCACCGGTGCTTACAATGCACTCGAGAGCAACGTCATTCCGTCGTTCGTGCTCATGGACATCCAGTCGTCCACCGTTGTCACCTACGTCTATCAGCTGATAGGGGACGAGGTCAAAGTGGAACGGATCGAGTACAAGAAGTCCTAA